One stretch of Pieris brassicae chromosome 8, ilPieBrab1.1, whole genome shotgun sequence DNA includes these proteins:
- the LOC123713369 gene encoding uncharacterized protein LOC123713369 isoform X2, whose translation MELVSFVKELLHEAAEVAASYRVGQSALRHVDKALWTVEKSARWAVPPPLEQDERQPELIRPLPWVFFLMLLVALRVIRESISLINLALGKPPLRSADVVIFIQGKRRYLRTLKYQGSRMMRARSEPKSWRSGIYSLFEFTMCFRNSHCPNDNSQSSGDELVMVSRNEPSMERLLEKMVQVEADTDDSGEPTRQSMRLANARSDAETTEAALESFEDSREEIVTSTPEKRDSAPGAGDVSAIDDARLEAVLDLVRRERNDPNPASKIANGRSAPSSPSRERIAGGEPIY comes from the exons ATGGAATTGGTGTCATTCGTCAAGGAATTGCTTCACGAAGCCGCAGAGGTCGCTGCTAGTTATCGAGTGGGTCAATCGGCCCTCAGACACGTGGATAAAGCCCTTTGGACAGTCGAGAAGTCGGCGAGATGGGCTGTGCCACCACCGC TGGAGCAGGACGAGAGACAGCCTGAGTTAATACGTCCTCTACCCTGGGTGTTCTTCCTGATGTTGCTGGTAGCCCTTCGAGTCATCAGAGAGTCCATTTCTCTCATTAATTTGGCCCTTGGGAAGCCGCCGCTACGATCTGCCGACGTg GTGATATTCATACAAGGAAAGCGTCGCTACTTGCGCACGTTGAAGTACCAAGGCAGCCGCATGATGCGCGCGCGCAGCGAGCCTAAGTCTTGGCGAAGTGGGATTTACTCTCTGTTCGAGTTTACGATGTGCTTCAGGAACTCTCACTGCCCCAACGACAACTCGCAGAGCAGTGGAGACGAGCTGGTG ATGGTGTCCAGGAACGAGCCCAGCATGGAGAGACTCTTGGAGAAGATGGTGCAGGTCGAAGCCGACACCGACGACTCCGGCGAACCG acgCGTCAATCGATGCGGCTCGCGAATGCGAGGAGCGACGCGGAGACAACGGAGGCCGCCCTCGAGTCGTTCGAGGACTCCCGGGAAGAGATCGTCACCTCCACTCCGGAGAAGAGAGACTCCGCTCCGGGTGCCGGAGACGTGTCCGCAATTGACGACGCTCGGCTCGAAGCCGTCCTCGACCTCGTTCGACGCGAGCGGAACGACCCGAACCCCGCCTCCAAGATAG CGAACGGCAGATCCGCGCCCTCGTCGCCCTCCCGAGAGAG GATCGCAGGAGGTGAACCAATCTATTGA
- the LOC123713369 gene encoding uncharacterized protein LOC123713369 isoform X1 produces MELVSFVKELLHEAAEVAASYRVGQSALRHVDKALWTVEKSARWAVPPPLEQDERQPELIRPLPWVFFLMLLVALRVIRESISLINLALGKPPLRSADVVIFIQGKRRYLRTLKYQGSRMMRARSEPKSWRSGIYSLFEFTMCFRNSHCPNDNSQSSGDELVMVSRNEPSMERLLEKMVQVEADTDDSGEPTRQSMRLANARSDAETTEAALESFEDSREEIVTSTPEKRDSAPGAGDVSAIDDARLEAVLDLVRRERNDPNPASKIVNIKHFSERQIRALVALPREDRRR; encoded by the exons ATGGAATTGGTGTCATTCGTCAAGGAATTGCTTCACGAAGCCGCAGAGGTCGCTGCTAGTTATCGAGTGGGTCAATCGGCCCTCAGACACGTGGATAAAGCCCTTTGGACAGTCGAGAAGTCGGCGAGATGGGCTGTGCCACCACCGC TGGAGCAGGACGAGAGACAGCCTGAGTTAATACGTCCTCTACCCTGGGTGTTCTTCCTGATGTTGCTGGTAGCCCTTCGAGTCATCAGAGAGTCCATTTCTCTCATTAATTTGGCCCTTGGGAAGCCGCCGCTACGATCTGCCGACGTg GTGATATTCATACAAGGAAAGCGTCGCTACTTGCGCACGTTGAAGTACCAAGGCAGCCGCATGATGCGCGCGCGCAGCGAGCCTAAGTCTTGGCGAAGTGGGATTTACTCTCTGTTCGAGTTTACGATGTGCTTCAGGAACTCTCACTGCCCCAACGACAACTCGCAGAGCAGTGGAGACGAGCTGGTG ATGGTGTCCAGGAACGAGCCCAGCATGGAGAGACTCTTGGAGAAGATGGTGCAGGTCGAAGCCGACACCGACGACTCCGGCGAACCG acgCGTCAATCGATGCGGCTCGCGAATGCGAGGAGCGACGCGGAGACAACGGAGGCCGCCCTCGAGTCGTTCGAGGACTCCCGGGAAGAGATCGTCACCTCCACTCCGGAGAAGAGAGACTCCGCTCCGGGTGCCGGAGACGTGTCCGCAATTGACGACGCTCGGCTCGAAGCCGTCCTCGACCTCGTTCGACGCGAGCGGAACGACCCGAACCCCGCCTCCAAGATAG tgaatattaaacatttcagCGAACGGCAGATCCGCGCCCTCGTCGCCCTCCCGAGAGAG GATCGCAGGAGGTGA
- the LOC123712923 gene encoding uncharacterized protein LOC123712923 isoform X1, translating to MESLEDSNNCTSMSDSFSMYERYMKSFNVTDNFYDQDSASASSISRESSNGGTIDLSIVVPQHGIATDAVCDSQLFNSEKNCDSKDKSLFLVASVTSSHTDRSDLADARISDESCGGKPVFISSIMENSNNAVDSVPLFEVKNENVFKLPITELSFNGTLKHMQKLKPIVDPITALSTCMHYDTAGKINNDVITCSEERSSDSKNDRLIGDNADYQYQNMEQKDSDLDSTSKWNDQSFSSLEASFDSGVRSPDMFSDGEEIVIESESKKFWTFLQNVELYDKKKLKKIQKTLQGVLPPPSVTTINIDVTDMLRKYYTHLPQFNETEILNTNENSRTPTKKVSFVQFPETCDSFQEKTESKAKDVIIGICSTKHQEVLSSTIQVEEIQSFDTEAQKIKASCENTSKFNNTSSSHDQSVDLQLCLETDVKESLWPDVLKCRYHDVYYNLSSHRENYETLLQRYAERFIGAETNTSVTIYSGGTQSPTSASKRKALRLKLAQAKSPGRRLSHLARRRQAFCSAATVGQKAHNSSRMVLIDKNYFPHRKVVNSADRHGKTRRTPGKKTPRKTPEAGGSGKKKAARRLLLDEAPKRALFVSPEGAALGLTAPKPLGKSRRSLFGSPIGQTESKSTDGASKRKREDDDGDSKRVKMAKSLSFGGDSSEYPLSHLPLQRRASELLSSKNSAELNDSHKKKLLWAVSEALRTHGWRMSCPGFREKASQLARLTRRLLTLPPHAHRLAAPALSTSDTLLKLARRYAFAVIRGRTVEECFRDEETRLADEGKELVTRLGRNANSDSYPTVLERFARGSSSTPSFEDAARARAKRQISFDGADFAEAS from the exons ATGGAATCCCTCGAAGACTCCAATAATTGTACTTCAATGAGTGATAGTTTCTCAATGTATGAACGTTATATGAAAAGCTTTAATGTTACAGACAATTTTTACGACCAAGACAGTGCCTCTGCATCTTCAATCAGCCGTGAGAGTTCCAACGGTGGGACCATTGACCTTTCTATTGTAGTACCACAACATGGTATTGCGACTGATGCTGTTTGTGATTCTCAGTTATTCAATAGCGAGAAAAATTGTGATTCGAAGGACAAATCGTTATTCCTAGTCGCATCTGTAACATCATCTCACACAGACAGGTCTGACCTTGCAGATGCACGCATTTCCGATGAATCTTGCGGAGGCAAACCAGTTTTCATTTCATCTATAATGGAAAACAGTAACAACGCCGTAGATAGTGTGCCACTATTCGaagtaaaaaatgaaaatgtgttTAAACTACCAATTACTGAACTGTCTTTTAATGGTACACTAAAACATatgcaaaaattaaaacctatAGTTGATCCGATTACTGCATTAAGTACTTGTATGCATTATGACACTGCAgggaaaattaataatgatgtTATCACCTGTAGTGAAGAGAGAAGTAGTGATTCTAAGAATGATAGACTGATAGGGGATAATGCTGACTACCAGTACCAAAATATGGAACAAAAAGACTCTGATTTAGACAGCACCTCAAAGTGGAATGATCAAAGCTTCTCCTCTCTAGAAGCTTCCTTTGACAGTGGAGTGAGATCTCCTGACATGTTCTCTGACGGTGAAGAAATTGTGATAGAGTCGGAATCAAAAAAATTTTGgacatttttacaaaatgttgaATTATATGAcaagaagaaattaaaaaaaattcag AAAACCCTACAAGGTGTCTTGCCACCACCCTCTGTGACTACTATAAACATTGATGTAACAGATATGCTACGGAAGTATTACACTCATCTACCACAATTTAATGAGACTGAAATTTTAAACACAAACGAAAACTCCAGGACACCTACCAAAAAAGTTTCTTTTGTACAATTTCCAGAAACATGTGATTCTTTTCAAGAAAAAACTGAAAGTAAAGCAAAAGATGTGATAATAGGTATTTGTAGTACAAAACATCAGGAAGTATTATCAAGCACTATACAAGTTGAGGAGATTCAGAGTTTCGATACAGAAGCTCAAAAAATTAAGGCGTCCTGTGAGAACACATCTAAGTTCAACAACACATCAAGCTCGCATGACCAAAGTGTTGACTTACAATTGTGTTTAGAAACAGATGTCAAGGAAAGCTTGTGGCCTGATGTTTTGAAATGCAGATACCACGATGTTTA CTACAATCTTAGTAGTCATCGTGAAAACTACGAAACGCTGCTACAACGCTACGCGGAGAGGTTCATCGGCGCAGAAACGAACACGAGTGTCACCATTTACTCCGGCGGAACTCAGTCCCCCACCAGCGCCAGCAAACGGAAAGCGTTACGGCTCAA GTTGGCCCAAGCCAAGTCCCCCGGGCGAAGGCTGTCTCACCTGGCCCGCCGCCGTCAAGCTTTCTGCAGCGCCGCCACCGTCGGTCAAAAGGCTCACAACTCGAGCAGAATGGTCCTCATAGACAAGAA TTACTTTCCGCACAGAAAAGTCGTCAATTCGGCAGACAGGCACGGGAAGACCCGGCGGACTCCCGGCAAGAAGACGCCCAGGAAGACCCCGGAGGCGGGCGGATCCGGCAAGAAGAAGGCGGCGAGGCGCCTGCTCTTGGACGAGGCTCCCAAGCGAGCCCTGTTCGTGAGTCCCGAGGGCGCGGCCCTCGGCCTTACCGCGCCGAAGCCGCTCGGCAAATCCAGGCGATCGCTGTTCGGGTCGCCCATCGGGCAGACCGAG AGCAAAAGCACGGACGGAGCGTCGAAGAGGAAGAGGGAAGACGACGACGGAGATTCGAAGAGAGTGAAAATGGCGAAGAGCTTATCTTTCGGAGGCGACTCTTCCGAATACCCGCTCTCGCACTTGCCCCTCCAGAGACGCGCTTCGGAGTTGCTGTCGTCCAAGAACAGCGCCGAGCTCAACGATTCGCACAAGAAG AAGCTGCTGTGGGCCGTGTCGGAGGCGCTGCGGACTCACGGCTGGCGCATGTCGTGCCCCGGCTTCCGCGAGAAGGCCTCGCAGTTGGCGCGCCTCACGCGCAGACTGCTGACGCTGCCGCCGCACGCGCACCGCCTGGCCGCGCCCGCGCTGTCTACCTCCGACACTCTGCTCAA ACTCGCCCGCCGATACGCGTTCGCCGTCATCCGAGGCCGCACCGTCGAGGAGTGCTTCCGGGACGAGGAGACGAGGCTGGCTGACGAGGGGAAGGAGCTCGTCACACGGCTCGGCCGGAATGCGAACTCGGACTCCTACCCGACCGTCCTAGAGAGGTTCGCTCGTGGATCGAGCTCGACGCCTTCCTTCGAGGACGCCGCCCGAGCCCGGGCCAAGAGGCAGATCTCCTTCGACGGGGCGGACTTTGCCGAAGCGTCGTAG
- the LOC123712923 gene encoding uncharacterized protein LOC123712923 isoform X2, which yields MESLEDSNNCTSMSDSFSMYERYMKSFNVTDNFYDQDSASASSISRESSNGGTIDLSIVVPQHGIATDAVCDSQLFNSEKNCDSKDKSLFLVASVTSSHTDRSDLADARISDESCGGKPVFISSIMENSNNAVDSVPLFEVKNENVFKLPITELSFNGTLKHMQKLKPIVDPITALSTCMHYDTAGKINNDVITCSEERSSDSKNDRLIGDNADYQYQNMEQKDSDLDSTSKWNDQSFSSLEASFDSGVRSPDMFSDGEEIVIESESKKFWTFLQNVELYDKKKLKKIQKTLQGVLPPPSVTTINIDVTDMLRKYYTHLPQFNETEILNTNENSRTPTKKVSFVQFPETCDSFQEKTESKAKDVIIGICSTKHQEVLSSTIQVEEIQSFDTEAQKIKASCENTSKFNNTSSSHDQSVDLQLCLETDVKESLWPDVLKCRYHDVYYNLSSHRENYETLLQRYAERFIGAETNTSVTIYSGGTQSPTSASKRKALRLKLAQAKSPGRRLSHLARRRQAFCSAATVGQKAHNSSRMVLIDKKKVVNSADRHGKTRRTPGKKTPRKTPEAGGSGKKKAARRLLLDEAPKRALFVSPEGAALGLTAPKPLGKSRRSLFGSPIGQTESKSTDGASKRKREDDDGDSKRVKMAKSLSFGGDSSEYPLSHLPLQRRASELLSSKNSAELNDSHKKKLLWAVSEALRTHGWRMSCPGFREKASQLARLTRRLLTLPPHAHRLAAPALSTSDTLLKLARRYAFAVIRGRTVEECFRDEETRLADEGKELVTRLGRNANSDSYPTVLERFARGSSSTPSFEDAARARAKRQISFDGADFAEAS from the exons ATGGAATCCCTCGAAGACTCCAATAATTGTACTTCAATGAGTGATAGTTTCTCAATGTATGAACGTTATATGAAAAGCTTTAATGTTACAGACAATTTTTACGACCAAGACAGTGCCTCTGCATCTTCAATCAGCCGTGAGAGTTCCAACGGTGGGACCATTGACCTTTCTATTGTAGTACCACAACATGGTATTGCGACTGATGCTGTTTGTGATTCTCAGTTATTCAATAGCGAGAAAAATTGTGATTCGAAGGACAAATCGTTATTCCTAGTCGCATCTGTAACATCATCTCACACAGACAGGTCTGACCTTGCAGATGCACGCATTTCCGATGAATCTTGCGGAGGCAAACCAGTTTTCATTTCATCTATAATGGAAAACAGTAACAACGCCGTAGATAGTGTGCCACTATTCGaagtaaaaaatgaaaatgtgttTAAACTACCAATTACTGAACTGTCTTTTAATGGTACACTAAAACATatgcaaaaattaaaacctatAGTTGATCCGATTACTGCATTAAGTACTTGTATGCATTATGACACTGCAgggaaaattaataatgatgtTATCACCTGTAGTGAAGAGAGAAGTAGTGATTCTAAGAATGATAGACTGATAGGGGATAATGCTGACTACCAGTACCAAAATATGGAACAAAAAGACTCTGATTTAGACAGCACCTCAAAGTGGAATGATCAAAGCTTCTCCTCTCTAGAAGCTTCCTTTGACAGTGGAGTGAGATCTCCTGACATGTTCTCTGACGGTGAAGAAATTGTGATAGAGTCGGAATCAAAAAAATTTTGgacatttttacaaaatgttgaATTATATGAcaagaagaaattaaaaaaaattcag AAAACCCTACAAGGTGTCTTGCCACCACCCTCTGTGACTACTATAAACATTGATGTAACAGATATGCTACGGAAGTATTACACTCATCTACCACAATTTAATGAGACTGAAATTTTAAACACAAACGAAAACTCCAGGACACCTACCAAAAAAGTTTCTTTTGTACAATTTCCAGAAACATGTGATTCTTTTCAAGAAAAAACTGAAAGTAAAGCAAAAGATGTGATAATAGGTATTTGTAGTACAAAACATCAGGAAGTATTATCAAGCACTATACAAGTTGAGGAGATTCAGAGTTTCGATACAGAAGCTCAAAAAATTAAGGCGTCCTGTGAGAACACATCTAAGTTCAACAACACATCAAGCTCGCATGACCAAAGTGTTGACTTACAATTGTGTTTAGAAACAGATGTCAAGGAAAGCTTGTGGCCTGATGTTTTGAAATGCAGATACCACGATGTTTA CTACAATCTTAGTAGTCATCGTGAAAACTACGAAACGCTGCTACAACGCTACGCGGAGAGGTTCATCGGCGCAGAAACGAACACGAGTGTCACCATTTACTCCGGCGGAACTCAGTCCCCCACCAGCGCCAGCAAACGGAAAGCGTTACGGCTCAA GTTGGCCCAAGCCAAGTCCCCCGGGCGAAGGCTGTCTCACCTGGCCCGCCGCCGTCAAGCTTTCTGCAGCGCCGCCACCGTCGGTCAAAAGGCTCACAACTCGAGCAGAATGGTCCTCATAGACAAGAA AAAAGTCGTCAATTCGGCAGACAGGCACGGGAAGACCCGGCGGACTCCCGGCAAGAAGACGCCCAGGAAGACCCCGGAGGCGGGCGGATCCGGCAAGAAGAAGGCGGCGAGGCGCCTGCTCTTGGACGAGGCTCCCAAGCGAGCCCTGTTCGTGAGTCCCGAGGGCGCGGCCCTCGGCCTTACCGCGCCGAAGCCGCTCGGCAAATCCAGGCGATCGCTGTTCGGGTCGCCCATCGGGCAGACCGAG AGCAAAAGCACGGACGGAGCGTCGAAGAGGAAGAGGGAAGACGACGACGGAGATTCGAAGAGAGTGAAAATGGCGAAGAGCTTATCTTTCGGAGGCGACTCTTCCGAATACCCGCTCTCGCACTTGCCCCTCCAGAGACGCGCTTCGGAGTTGCTGTCGTCCAAGAACAGCGCCGAGCTCAACGATTCGCACAAGAAG AAGCTGCTGTGGGCCGTGTCGGAGGCGCTGCGGACTCACGGCTGGCGCATGTCGTGCCCCGGCTTCCGCGAGAAGGCCTCGCAGTTGGCGCGCCTCACGCGCAGACTGCTGACGCTGCCGCCGCACGCGCACCGCCTGGCCGCGCCCGCGCTGTCTACCTCCGACACTCTGCTCAA ACTCGCCCGCCGATACGCGTTCGCCGTCATCCGAGGCCGCACCGTCGAGGAGTGCTTCCGGGACGAGGAGACGAGGCTGGCTGACGAGGGGAAGGAGCTCGTCACACGGCTCGGCCGGAATGCGAACTCGGACTCCTACCCGACCGTCCTAGAGAGGTTCGCTCGTGGATCGAGCTCGACGCCTTCCTTCGAGGACGCCGCCCGAGCCCGGGCCAAGAGGCAGATCTCCTTCGACGGGGCGGACTTTGCCGAAGCGTCGTAG
- the LOC123712924 gene encoding calcium and integrin-binding protein 1-like yields MGSSPTKQLLTEDLLEDYTSLTYLTKGEIYHLMKKFHSIDPEKVNANFSHRFSRQEIINNFEVLKNNPFQDRLFRVFSSENDNQFSFEDILDLCSAMSAACPPHVKAAWAFRIFDIDEDNQINTTDICNILDRLTRDSENRNRCLDHDSKMKIANIILEEIKLDFTGGIGLSEFIFILSRIPEFSSSMYFRI; encoded by the exons ATGGGTTCGTCTCCAACAAAGCAATTGTTGACTGAAGATCTTTTGGAAGACTATACGTCGCTCACTTATTTGACTAAAGGTGAAATATACCA CcttatgaaaaagtttcattCGATCGATCCGGAGAAGGTGAATGCAAACTTTTCGCACAGATTTAGCCGCcaagaaattattaacaacTTTGAGGTTTTAAAA AACAACCCATTTCAAGATCGATTATTCCGGGTATTTTCTTCTGAAAATGACAACCAATTCTCCTTCGAAGATATCCTGGATCTCTGCTCCGCCATGAGCGCGGCCTGTCCGCCGCACGTTAAGGCCGCTTGGGCTTTTAGGATTTTtg ATATCGACGAAGATAATCAAATAAACACAACCGATATATGCAACATTTTAGACCGGTTGACGCGGGACTCCGAGAATCGCAATCGCTGCCTCGATCACGATTCGAAAATGAAAATTGCTAACATC ATATTGGAAGAGATCAAGTTGGACTTCACCGGAGGCATCGGCCTTTcggagtttatatttattttgtcgaGAATACCAGAATTCTCCAGTTccatgtattttagaatatga
- the LOC123712944 gene encoding uncharacterized protein LOC123712944 encodes MVKYIAFMDILRQEEIEKFFHACQMHREYYKGYPRSHHPLTYFSEPQYAFQCPTEMSESYLSFPAYHVKYKQPAILPPTTGRTSSFPQLPDRSIAGRFNKAPCKAFVR; translated from the exons ATGGTCAAATATATTGCATTTATGGATATTTTAAGACAAGAGGAAATTGAAAAGTTTTTTCAT GCTTGCCAAATGCATCGAGAGTACTACAAGGGTTATCCCAGAAGTCATCATCCATTAACGTATTTCAGCGAGCCACAATATGCATTCCAATGTCCCACTGAAATGTCGGA GTCTTATCTGAGTTTTCCGGCATATCATGTAAAGTACAAACAACCTGCTATTTTACCGCCAACAACTGGAAGGACTTCTAGTTTTCCGCAACTTCCTGATCGTTCTATCGCCGGTCGTTTTAATAAAGCCCCTTGTAAAGCTTTTGTTAGAtaa